Below is a window of Streptomyces sp. NBC_01429 DNA.
TCCGAACTCATCGCGACCGGACGGAAGTTGTTCGCCCACACCTCGTACGACGCGCTGTCGATGGATGACATCGCCCAGCACGCCGGGGTCGCCAAAGGGCTGATCTACTACTACTTCAAGAACAAGCGCGGCTACTACCTCGCCATCGTCGAGGATTCGGTCGCGGAACTCGTCTCGCTCGCGGCCGGCGGAAACGAACTCCCGCGCACCCAGCGCGTCCAGCGCACGGTCGAGGCGTATCTGCGCTTCGCCCAGGAGAACGAGGCCGCCTACCGGACCATCATCACGGGCGGGGTCGGCTTCGACACCCAGGTGCAGGAGATCCGGGACGCCGTGCGCACGGGGCTGGTCGCGACGGTCGCCGAGGGCGCCTACGGCCATCACGACATCCCGCCGATCGCCCGGCTCGCGCTGCTCGGCTGGCTCAGCAGCGTGGAGTGGCTGACGCTGGAATGGCTGGAGTACAAGGACGACGTCCAGCGTGAGGTGCCCCGGGACCTGCTGGTGCGGATGCTGCGGCACACGCTGAACACGATCGAGGAGTTCGCCCCCGAGTGCCCGGCACCACCGCCCGACCTCCAATGGCGCCCGTTCACCGGCCTGACGGCCCTGAACGGCGAGAGCGGCGCGTAGGTCCTGTCCGACAGGATCGCCCTGATGGGACAGCCGCCGGGGGCGGGGGCCGCTCGGGCTCCCCGCCCCCGGCGAGTCGGTGGTGGTCACACGTGCGGCGTTCCGCCGCCCGGCCGGAGGTGTGCGATCAGCTGATGGCCTTGATCAGCTCACCGTCACCGGTG
It encodes the following:
- a CDS encoding TetR/AcrR family transcriptional regulator; the encoded protein is MNSSQQRDASLRSQVRRSELIATGRKLFAHTSYDALSMDDIAQHAGVAKGLIYYYFKNKRGYYLAIVEDSVAELVSLAAGGNELPRTQRVQRTVEAYLRFAQENEAAYRTIITGGVGFDTQVQEIRDAVRTGLVATVAEGAYGHHDIPPIARLALLGWLSSVEWLTLEWLEYKDDVQREVPRDLLVRMLRHTLNTIEEFAPECPAPPPDLQWRPFTGLTALNGESGA